TCTACTATTGTTGCAAACCGAATTTGGAATCGGGGATGCCATCGACTATGACAGGGACCAGATTCGGACAGGGGTCAGAAAAAGTGATGATGCCCGCCCTGGGACGCTTGGGTATGTACGCAACAGCTGTGGAAGATGCAGTGAAACGCTTGCCGCGACACAATTCGACAGAGTCGGGTCTGACGCACCCCACTAGATTTCTTGACGTATCCTATGGTCGCCAGGCTGCACAGCCATTTGAAAGACTGCCAGTATGGTTGCCAGTCCTCCAGATGGCTGTGCCACCATTTGAGAGAGCTGTCGTGCCATGTGGAACTCTACGGGAGCGGTAGGTGCACATGACGAGCTGATACTCATCCTCTATGTAATGGTTCTTTCCACCGATATATTGGGTCCAACAGAATGGCACACGTATCCTGTCGCCACTGGGAATGCGGTACTCGAGTGGCGTGAGCACTTGATTTCGCCGCGGATGAGATGCCAACAATCACGCACGATAGAGAAGGAAAACACGTGACTATATCTTTGTCGCAATTGTGCGGTACCAAACCGTAGGACGGGTTGTTTACCAACACTGCATATCCGACGCGAAATCTATTGACGAGTTTGAACCTGGGCCCACGGTTTATGAACTGATCCGGGTGACTTGAAAAAAACAGGAACCACAACGAACGCGAGAAGCGATGCTGGCTTGATGGCCAGCCGCACGTACTAGGGAACATGCTTGCTTTGGCATTGCTGCAATAACGGGGTGAAAAAACCCGTGAAGAAGCATCCGTGGAAGAGGGAGGCAGCGATGAAGCAGTTCAGAATGCAAACATGCAAGCTGTGCTTCACACTCGGCTGGCCATCCTACGAAGAAACCTATTCACCGTCTCGATGCTGGCCAGGCAGCCGCCGGTCGAGTGTTAGGACTTTGCTCTACTATTCCCCGCGGAAGAGAACAGCGGTCTGCTAACTCCCATGCAGACTGGAACTCCGCCCGCTAGTAATGAGTGGTTCCCCTTCCATTTCCGATCTGGCGATATTCTGTACTGCGACGCCTTTGGCATATATGCTGAAAGGTCCTGTATCTCGGGCAGGAACACAGACCACAGGCTTAAACCAACGCTATTCCTCTTTAAGCCTGGTTACCGGCGGAAATGTAAATACATCCGGAGGCTTGTAATGCGGCCATGACCAGATCTGAACACAGCACCATACGACCGCAGGCGCAAACTCGGGTGACCCAAATAGATGCGCCATTTGATCGTCCGTCTCCGGACTGAGGGCTGCATTCATGAATCAGCATGGCCGGCTGAGTTGCAGGCTTCACCCAGCCGTTTAGACAAATTGAAACCACGCAAAGCCCCACCTGACCGAACCTCGCCGCGTGACGATATGGCCTTTCCACCCCGCGGCGAACGGACGCCGAGCGGCTACGAAACACATACCTGGCACCACGCAGAGACACTGTACAGGACGACGATTCGACAAACTCCCATTTCTTCAGCCACACTTCTCACCTGGAAAGGGTCAGTGTCATCGCAGTGCACCATTGTCAGTTTGCCGCTGAATGCGGAGAGGCACTGCTGCGTCTGTCGGAACATCAGCTGCCCGCTCGAGGTGACGTCCCACCTGCGAGGATTCGCGGTCACAAAAAGCATGAAAAAGACCATGCACAGCGGTGGTAGCTCAGTAGCGCCACGAGCTAAAATACTAAGGCGGACAACCTTCAACGTGGAGACGGACAAACCCTTTTAGCCTTGCCCGTACGAATATGTGAGGGAAGCCGAGAAGATGACCGCAGCTACGCAGCTGCTTTGCAGTAGAGCATCTGAAACCGACAGGCTTTTATGACTGCTGCAAGAGCCGAGACACTTGCTCAAACTCAAACAAAACGAGAAGCGGCCATGCTTCACAAATGCGCAGCCATGATGGTGGATGTCTTCATGAAATCTAAAGACGCTGACTTGCATAGGCGCGTGACTCGTGACCTGTTTTTGGAGACTGAGGTACAAAAAATCATGTTCCGGTTGACCTGGGTACCAGAAACGCCGCTTACCAGAATCGTAAGTTCCCGCGGCACCAGTCCAGCTGGCCTGACGGCTCCAAGCAAGACTCGTCGTCGTTCACCGGCATCACGTGCCCGACTTTCCTAAAAAAAAGGGCAATCAGTTGAGCGCTACatcagcgcctgcgcactTCCCTACATCATGGGACGACAGTGACACACAACAATCGATGTGACAGCAGATACGGGGGGCAGAGAGAGTGCGAGGGGAGCACAACCGCTCGAGCGAACTAAAGGAGCATGAGGCTCCGGTATGAGACACGCACAAGGTCGGGAAACTCCGCATGAGTATACGCCAACATCCAGAGACATGATGACAGCACAAGCCTTCTACAAATAATTCCAGGTCTTTTTTATGCAATTACTCAGGCATCCTGCCGATGAAAAGGGCGCCTTTCTCTCACCTGAAGAACATGAaggtctgcgtcgcgccaCCATGGCATGAGCGCAGTCCAACAGAGTGCCCGGGAGACGCCCAGCCCATATTGTCGAGACAGAGCCCCGTCATGGCGTTCTTCAGAGGGCCTGGGGGAGCAGCAAGAAACACAAATGCGAAAACACCACAACTGCCACGCGCTAGGGCCTGCCTGGATCAAGTACAGTCAGCCGGGTGTaccgcgcgcgcttcctgcCCATGAACACGAAACGTGGTCGCCGATGATGCAAAAAAAAACTCAAGTGACAGGATCCAGAAGTCATGTGGGTCGTCGTGCGCAGTCCACAACTCGTTGGGCGGCGTCATCCGTGAATGAATTTTGAACGCACATCAACGGCCCACTGCGTGCCTTGCCATTCCCGTGCCCATCGGgtgagacacacacacacacactctCCCTAGGCCTGTTGCCCAGCCGCAAAGTCCGCAACCGCCAGGCACGGCTGCTTCGTGCGGCTGTTGGCTCTACGACCGATGCGGAGCGACGTGCCGCACCGCTGCCCTAGTTGTCGCCACCCTACTCTTTTCTCTGCTGGGCTGTCTAGCGCGGTCTTACCGAGGTAGGGGACGTCGTCGAGCGTGACGACGTCGGCTTCCGGGAAGACGTTTTCCATGTACCAGCGGAAGTTTTTGCACCCCTTGTGGgtgcgccaggcgcggcgtTGCTCAAGCGACTCGGGGCGGTAGTCGACGTGCGGCTTCCCGAGGACTCGCCACGCCAGGTCGGCGTATTCGTCCATCCATAGCATCGTGCGCATTTTGTTGATGGTGACTGAGTCCGCAGGGCTGCTGTAGCCGACGCCGCCCTTCCGGAAGATGTGGTAGATGCGCGAGCAGGGCGCGCACTCGAGGAAGCCTCCGCACTGCCAGAGGCGGAAACTGAGCTCAAGGTTCTCCGTGCCCCAATATTGGAAGTCTTCGTCGTACGCGCCGACCTCGAAAAAAAACGCCTTGTCCGCGGCAAAGAGGCCACCAGCCATCGCGGGTGAGCTCTGGAAGGCTGTCGGCGCCGGATTCCGGTCGGCcgcgggcagccgcgccgtctGGTGCTCCTCGTACGAGTGCTCCATGAGCTTCCAGAGGAACCCGAGTTTGCAGCCGATGCCACCGACTGTGTGGGAGAAGTTCTCGGCGTCGATGCCGTCGATCTGCGGCATGaccacgcggcgccggtccTCTTGGATGCGCTGCAGTAGCGGCTCGAGCCACTCCGGACTCACTTCGATGTGGCTGTCGAGTATCACAAACACCGGTGCGCTACTCTCGCGAATGCCTTTCATCCGGGCTCCCACGATCCCCTTCCGCACGCCGTTCCGCACCAAACGCACCTTGGAtggcagcagcgccaggtAGTCCGCCAGCTGCCCCGTCCCCCCCGTCTCGCGAATGTGCGCCATCGTGCTGCCGTCATCAACGAGAATCAACTCCTCCAACAGCTCCGGAGGCGTCCAGTTCAGCACGCTGTGCACCGAGCGCAGCAACGTCGAGAAGGGCTCGTTGTAAAACACAATAATCACCGACGCCCGAGGCAACTTGGAGCGGTCGTACTGCAGCTTCCGACACGCTGCATGCCGCGCATCCGGCGGGGTGCGATCCAGCGGAAGATGGTCAGAGAGGAACAAGTTGaagcccccgccgcgggccaGCGCTTGCGCCATGTTCAAGTCCTGACGACAGACGGAACGCCACACCCGACAGCAAGGCGTGAAACAAGGACAGAACCACGCGACACACGGTATCCAGCAACAGAAGCAAAGTCCGAAAAACCCGAAGGCGTCCGCCACCCAAAAACACAACCCCGATTTGTGTGGAGTGAGGATCCGGTCGTAGCATATCTCTGTATTGCGCGGGTGCCCATTAGAGAGTACGCATCTCTTCCTGTATGCGGACGTAGGCAAAGGCCTTCTCATTTACGCGATTCAATGCAGACCGCGAAGTCTGCGTGCTCACAGCTCAGCAGCGCACCAAATGCGGTGTCTCCGTCTGCTACATGTATGTTGCTCAAAAGAGCGTCGCTCCGAGCGCAGCACTGTCACAGCTACTCAAGAATCCTCCACACGTCCCACACATCCCTAAACAACCCACGGAGCCCCTTGGAATTCCTTGAAACGTGCTTTGCTGCAGCATATTACACGCATTCATACCAATCAAGCGCGATCCATACGATCCTCCCTTGCACATGCTCTCTCAATGCAACACCAGGAAAATGGTTTTACTGGCCGCCTCGTGTCTGACATCCATTCACATTCATAATTAACGCCTTCAGCTACATCAGACAACaggccccccgccccccccccccccctcgcgcaAATCCCCTCTTCACTTTCTTTAATGGGCGCGTTTTGTTTGACTTTCTCCACCAAAACATCCGCGTTTTGTCTCAcctctggcggcgcgggacTGGGAGTATAGCCTGAAGCTCCGTCACTTTTTCTTCCGAGGATTCCGTGGTATCTTCCAGGCTGCGCGCCCATCGCCATTCCGTTCCCTCCTGTGTCTTTTCCATTCTCCACGAACGAGGTGtagcctgcggcgccgcctccctcagAGCTGGCTGCATTCGAGCGGCGGGGCGAGAGGGTCGTTATATCAGATCCCAAAAACTGCGAGTAAAGGAACACCACGTTGAACGCGACCCAGGAGAtgccggcgaggagaagcacgGCCTGCACCCCTGTCCACAGAAAGACCGCCCAGCGCGGAGAGGTCCGCGGATGAGGAGCCGACGGAACGCCCGCCCGACTCATTCTGAGCACCAAGGCActggagaaagagaagacgagagcgaccTTCTCGCGCCTGTTGGAAGAATGAGCATGCCAGACCGGCGCGATACACAAAAACGGCGCTATGCCGAGTTGAACGCAGAGAGGGGGCGACCGATGCGCAGAGACGTGTACTGACACGAGACTCGCAACGCCCGAGAGGGCTGCCCCGGAAAAGTCTGAGCACGCTGAACCAGGACGGGGCGGTTTAGGGTTAAAAAAGGTCTAGGGGAAGGGATTTTCTCACGGCGCTGATTCTCCGTGGAGACAGCGGTAAAGCGGAAAAGAACTGAACGGTTCAGGCTACTGATGCAAGGCTCGACCGACGTCCCAAATCCCTGTAAGGATGTCGCTTCAAAGCGGCCGGACAACGGACATGCGTGCACGGAAAGCAGCCGTTCCAACTGCCGCGTGTATTCAGATGCAATCACGGTTCTCTGTGTGCGAATGGACGACGGGTATCCTCCGCTTCAGCGATGCCGCACGGTGTGTGAATCCTAAATCACACCGCGACATAGCAGTGTACATAGACCAGCATCCGTGCCTATTTGAATCCACGACGCAAAACTGTTAATCTTCGGATTCTGCGTTCCGGCGACCGTTGTAGGAAGCTCGCGGAAGCCACCGGCGAGAGGATCGGCGCGCAAAGAATGGAGTAACGGGGAGGTGAGAACAAAGGGAATGCCGAGATCCAAACATGAAAAAAGTGTGTTGACGAGGCGCCCGATGAATTCCAAAAAGCGAACGTTCGTCGTGACTCGGAAGCCGGAAGCGACGATTAAAAATGTGTGACTTGCAAGAGGTGAGAGTCCTTTCCGGATGCTAGCCTCGCAGATATGCCCGGGAAACCTCACCCTCCTGGCAGTTTCAGTAGACAGACACCAATGGAAGACACTTCAACGGCTTTCCAATGCCTTGAACTTCCGCATACCGTCACATCTCCTCGTCCCGGCACGATTTCGAAAGCTGGACCGGGCGGCAGTGGCGGTGCGTGCTTCCCTTCTCAGGGTCACCTTTTCGAGCAACCGCCAATTTGTCTTTCGTactgcatgcatgtgtcTTCATGGCAAAACACACGAAACGACCGATGCAAGAACGTCGCGTTTTACCACCTTGGCAGGCAACGTCAATTTTTTCCCGAGATTTCTTTTACCCGATGGTGATCGAATATATGTGGGGAGAAAAACACGACAGAAAAAGTGACTCGATGTCTCTGACCAGCGAAAGCCTTTGCTGTGGATGCATACGACCCCCTCTCGCTCGGATACTTCCCAGGTTTGTCGTTTTCCATTTCCCCATGGATTCGTCCTTTTCCGTGTTTTCAGCTCCTGCCTTTTTGCCCTTCCATACTCGCTGGAGTCTGGTAGGATCTCAGAAAGCTCCCCGCTCGACAGCTAGTTGATCTGTTGTGCCTTTCGGTGGCTTGTTCCCACTTCTCGCTATCGCAAGCCTTCATCGCTTGAGGTGAACGCTGGCTTTCCGGACAGACCAACCAAAGCAAGAAAATCCGTTTCGCAAGCTGGACTCTTCCCTTGTGTGCGCaaccgcagaggcgcccgaAAGGCGGCGCGAATCTTTCGCGGTTGTTCCCTGCGTACAGTGCGTCGTGCGCACAGACTCCCGAGTTCTGCTGAACTGCCCAGAGTGGGTGGAGAAGAGGCTCTTCCGAGTTGCGCGAGTTGTCGTAACGCTGTCTCTAAACCATAATTGTTCTCAAGGAGTCTCGTTTTCTTCCCaactgtctcctccgcggcggtgcAGCGCAGCTGTCAAGAAATATACACAGCACCCGAAAGAGTCTGCCTGCATGCATATCTTCGCGAATGGCCACGCTCCTCGAAGTTCATCCATCACAAGACCTCGCTCGCCTAATATACCGAACAGCATACACTGATATGCATGTGGAATGCTGCAGCCGTGTCACCGCGgttcgcgtgtctctcctccCGTGATGGTATTGTGTGTTGTCGTGTGTGCCTTTTCGGACTCTAAGCGTTCGCCTTGATGGTGGACGGCGGCTTGTTGCTCGGGCTCGTCGTAGGGCTGGCGTTCGGCCTCGTCGTAGTTGTGTTGTTGCTCTTCACCTGCATCGGGCGCATGTGCCTGGGGATGTGTTTCTGCTGCATCTGCCTGCCTTGTCGGTTCATCTGGAAACGCGACgaggcctgcgtctgcgagcCCGTCGACCCcgtcggctgctgctgcggccgacAGGACTCAGTCGCCGAGAGCAGCGTCGATTCCGAACCTGCCCTCGAGGAAATCCTTCAATCGTGAAAGTGTTGTGTGCCCTCCACACAGACACGAATGTACATACAGCTATACATCTATGCATACACTCGCGTATAGTTGTCTCGGTAAACTGACACGAGGCCTCACgagctcgctgctgcagctgcaatCCAGAATTCGAGTTGGGCAGGAACCCCGAGACTCCGCCTGCCTTCCCCGGCAACGAAGTGTCTCAATTTCGGCACGGTCTCTATCCACTTCGCAGGGCACTGGCACACTGTCCCGTCTCCGTGCATGTCTGTCCACGTGACCATAATTACATACATATCCATAGGTCGTTATTTATATTTTGACGCGCCGAGATATAGCCGGGCGTGAGACAGCGCTTGGCGTGCCGCCGAGCTCGCACGTGAAGAGACAGTTCA
This DNA window, taken from Besnoitia besnoiti strain Bb-Ger1 chromosome III, whole genome shotgun sequence, encodes the following:
- a CDS encoding glycosyl transferase (encoded by transcript BESB_044570), coding for MSRAGVPSAPHPRTSPRWAVFLWTGVQAVLLLAGISWVAFNVVFLYSQFLGSDITTLSPRRSNAASSEGGGAAGYTSFVENGKDTGGNGMAMGAQPGRYHGILGRKSDGASGYTPSPAPPEDLNMAQALARGGGFNLFLSDHLPLDRTPPDARHAACRKLQYDRSKLPRASVIIVFYNEPFSTLLRSVHSVLNWTPPELLEELILVDDGSTMAHIRETGGTGQLADYLALLPSKVRLVRNGVRKGIVGARMKGIRESSAPVFVILDSHIEVSPEWLEPLLQRIQEDRRRVVMPQIDGIDAENFSHTVGGIGCKLGFLWKLMEHSYEEHQTARLPAADRNPAPTAFQSSPAMAGGLFAADKAFFFEVGAYDEDFQYWGTENLELSFRLWQCGGFLECAPCSRIYHIFRKGGVGYSSPADSVTINKMRTMLWMDEYADLAWRVLGKPHVDYRPESLEQRRAWRTHKGCKNFRWYMENVFPEADVVTLDDVPYLGPLKNAMTGLCLDNMGWASPGHSVGLRSCHGGATQTFMFFRKVGHVMPVNDDESCLEPSGQLDWCRGNLRFWWDVTSSGQLMFRQTQQCLSAFSGKLTMVHCDDTDPFQIWSWPHYKPPDVFTFPPVTRLKEE
- a CDS encoding hypothetical protein (encoded by transcript BESB_044580) encodes the protein MVDGGLLLGLVVGLAFGLVVVVLLLFTCIGRMCLGMCFCCICLPCRFIWKRDEACVCEPVDPVGCCCGRQDSVAESSVDSEPALEEILQS